A stretch of DNA from Streptomyces venezuelae:
CGGCGCCGGAGCGGCTGCGGCACCGGTGACCGGCGCGTTGAGCGAAAGAGCGAGGGAGGACACAAGACCGAGTGCGCCGAGGATTCTGCGGGAGGAACCCATGACCCTGTCACCATTTTCGATCATTGGGACGAAACAGGTTCCGCACTTTGTCAGAAATCGAGCTCGAAATCACGCCGGACTCGCTCGTACGGCCTTTTGGGCGATGGCACGCACCCAACCGGACGGCAGGTCGTTACAGGGCCTGCGCCGCCGTTCGAACCCAGGAACACCCGGCCGTCAACGCGGACCGCGGATGGCGGCATCCGGGTGAAGCCACGCAACCCAAACCGGTCCCGGACCGTTGATCCGGTTGCTCCTGTACCGGGCAATCCTTCAGAAATGGGACGACAGTGATCAAGAAGATGATGGCCACCGCGGCGGTCGCCGCCGGCGTCGTGGGCATGGGCTCGGCCCAGGCGATGGCTATCGGCAACGACAACGGCATCAACACCGTGAACGGCAACGGCGCCGCGCAGATCTACGGCAACCAGGCCACCTACGGCAAGATGAGCCCGCAGATGGCGCTGATCCAGGGCTCGCTCAACAAGCCCTGCATCGCCCTCCCGGCGAAGGCCAACCTGCAGTCGCTGGTCGGTGCCGTTCCCATCGGCGTCCAGGACATCCCGGTCCTGTCCAGCCCGCAGAACCAGCAGTGCACCGAGAACTCCACCCAGGCCAAGGGCGACGAGGCCCTCTCGCACATCCTGGACAACATCCCGATCCTCTCCGGCAACGTCTCCGCCGGCAGCTGATCGCGGGTCAAGGCGAGGCCGTCGCACCTTCGGGCGCGGCGGCCTCGCCGCATAAACGGGTGAATTACCTCCGGGTCGCGCGAAATATGCGGTTTCCTTTTCCGGAGCAGCTCGTTGTTATTTCTGCAGCGGCAAAACGTCGCTACGGGAAGGATCGAAATCAAATGAAGTACAAGAAGGCAGTCGTGCTCACCGCCGGCGCCCTGATGGCCGTCGGTGCCGCCGCCCCCGCGATGGCCGACGCCGACGCCAGCGGCAAGGCCGCCCACTCCCCCGGCGTCGCCTCCGGCAACCTCGTCCAGGTCCCGGTGAACATCCCGGTGAACCTCTGCGGCAACACCGTGAACATCATCGCGCTGCTGAACCCCGCGTTCGGCAACACCTGCGTCAACGCCTGATCCGGCGCGCCCAGCGCCGGCGCCCGCAAGGGCAGACCTCCTCGGGGTGGCCTCGGAGTGCACGGCGGTGCACTCCGAGGCCACGCTCGATTCAGCACCGGCAGCAGCGCCGGTAGACAGGGAAGGACCCATGCGACAGGTACTGAGCCGACAGGTACTGAGCAAGGGAGTACTCACGGCGGCAGCCGCCTCCGGCCTGCTGTCGATCGCAGGCGGGGCCGCGTTCGCGCACAACGGAGCGACCGCCGAGGCCGCGCATTCACCGGGAGTCCTGGCGGGCAACAGCGTCGCCGTCCCGGTCACCTTCTCGCCGAACGTCTGCGGCAACACCGTGGATCCGGCCGGCGCGCTGAACCCCGCCTTCGGCAACCACTGCGCGAACGGGACCGGCGGGGAGAAGGACTTCGACTACTCCCGCCATCTGAGCCCGGAGCACGCCGAGGCCTTCGAGCAGTACCTGGACGGGCGGGAGCCCGCGCCCCGGCCCGAACCGGAGCCCGCACACCGGTACCGGCCGCCGGCACCGCAGCCCGCGCCCGAACCGGCACACGAGCCGCAGCCCGCTCCCGAACCCGCACCGCAGCCCGAGCCGCAGCAGGGCCACGAGCCGCACCAGGACGGATACGGCGGCCCCGGGAAGGACGGGGGGAAGGAAGAGGAGGAGTGCGACGACCACCCGCCGGCCCCCACGCCGCCGGTGCACCACGCTCCCCCGGCCCCGCCCCAGGCCGAGCCGGAACCCGCGCCCGCCCCCGCTCCGCCCCGGGGCAGCCACGTCGTGGAGCGCCCGGCGGTTCCTGTCGCCCCGCCCGCCGACCAGCCTCCGGCCCCGCCGGCCGGCGACCTCCCGGTCGAGGTGCCCCCCGCTCCCGTACCGCCGCCCGCGCCCGCCCCCGTACCGGAGGCCGGTCCGGCGGTGACCCCGCCGCCCGCGCCGCTGCCGGCCCCCGCGCCCGCCCCGGTGGCGGAGGTCCCGATGCTGGCCGAGACCGGCGCCGGCTCTCCGGAGGCACTGGCCGCCCTCGCCACCGCCCTGCTGCTCGGCGGGTCCATCCTGTACCGGCGGTCCCGTATCAACTGATTCATCGGAAAAACATGGAAAGAGCGTGCGGCCGGAGAATCCCTGCATCGGGATTCTCCGGCCGCACGAGTTTCCGCAACCGGGCGGGATCGTTAGCCAGGGCGATAGTGGCGCGAGGGTCGCCACAGGAAAAGGATTCCGAAAATGAAGTATTCGAAGGCCGCTGCCGCCGTCGCCGGGACCGTCGCCGCGCTCGCGGCCTCCGGTGCCGCCCCCGCCCTCGCCGCGGAGGGGGGGATGGTGCCGCCCATGAGCCTGAACGGCGGGGTGACCGACACGCTGAACGCCGCCGCACCGGTGACCGCGAACCTTCCCCAGCACCTCGGCAACGGCCTGGCCGAGCAGGCCGCACCCGTCAACCAGGCCGTCGGTGTCGTGCAGGGCGTGAACAAGGCCCGCAACAACGCCCCCGGGCAGCTGCTGGAGTCCGCCAACCTGGTCGGCCAGGTCGCGCCCATGCTCGGCGGGCTGAAGGTGAACGGCGGCCAGGGCTGACCCCCTGCCCCGCGTCGGTAAAACTGTGGGCGCCACCGGCCTGGCCGGTGGCGCCCACAGTGATGGATCCGACGGATCGAAAGATCAGTCGTTGATGCAGACGTTGCCGAACGCCGGGTTCAGCGCGCCGATGATGCTGACCGCGTTGCCGCAGACGTTGATCGGAACGTGCACCGGCACCTGGACCAGGTTGCCCGAGAGGACACCGGGGGAGCCGACGGCCGCGCCCTCGGCCTTGGAGTCGGCGACGGAGGCACCGGCGGCACCGGCGACAGCGAGACCGGCACCGGCCAGGGCTACGGCGGCCTTCTTGGCAGTGTTCATGGGAAGTGCACCTTCTGTTCGATGTTCTGCCCCGATCCGGGGCTCACACCGAGCGAAACGTCCCCGCCCCCGGGACGACACGGTTCCGGGGGCAAGACGACCTGTTCAGCTCAATGACCGTAACCACGGACGGTCCCGGGCGTTACGCGGTACCGGCCGCCGGCAGCACGGAGGGCGGGACGATCTCCGGGAGCTCCGGGACGATCTCCGGGAGCTCGGGCACGATCTCGACGGGCGTCGCCGGCGCCGGCAGGGCCGGCGGGGTCAGCGGGGGCAGCTCCGGGATCTGCACTCCGGGGATCGACGGCAGCTCGAGCCCCGGGATGTTGAGGTCCGGGAGTCCGACCTCCGGGAGCGTGATCTCCGGGATGGTGATCTCGGGCAGCGCGACCCCGGCCGGCAGGATGCCCCTGATGGCGTCGAGGATGCCCTTCACGAGGTCGTCGATGGGACCGGCGGCTGCCGCCTGCGGAGCGGCGGCCCGCTCCGTTTCGAGGGCGCTCGCGGGGCCGGCCGCGCCCATGAGTATGGCGGCGGCGAGGGTGGCGGGGACTAGTACGCGAGTCGCCTTCTTGAGGTGCATGGGCGTTCCTTCTGCTGGGACGTGCAGGAGCGGACACCAGCGGTCCGCTTCCTCACCCACCGTGCGAACACCCGCTACGGACCGCAACACGATCTTGACGCACTGCGGGGTGCGTACGGGCCTCGCGCAGGCGTCCGGGCCCGGCTCACCCTGGCCGGGGAAAAGATGCACCCGGACGAGCCGTTTGAGTGAAGCAGCGGAACCAACCCCGAGCCGGGCAGTTGATCAGGGCGCTCCATCAGCGGGCACTCGTGCGACAAAAGGACCGAAATGCTCAAGAAGATCATGGCCACTGCCGCAACCGCCGCCGCGGTGGTCGGTGCGGGCGCCGCGATGGCCACCCCGGCGATGGCCATCGGCAACGACAACGGCGTCAACACCGTCAACGGCAACGGTGCCCAGCAGATCTACGGCAACCAGAAGACCCACGGCGACATGAGCCCGCAGCTCAGCGCGGTCCAGGGCACCCTCAACAAGCCCTGCATCGCCCTGCCCGTCAAGGTGAACGCCCAGTCGCTGGTCGGTCTCACGCCCATCGGCGTCCAGGACATCAACGTCCTGTCGAACCCGCAGAACCAGCAGTGCACCGAGAACTCCACCCAGGCCAAGGGCGACGAGCCGCTGTCGCACATCCTCAGCAACATCCCGATCCTCTCGGGCAACGCCTCGGTCGGCAGCTGACCCCGCTCCCTCTTCCGGTCCGGGCCTCCGACGCCCGCGTGGAGCGATGCGGTGATGTGACGAGGGCCCCGGCAGCCACCAGCTGCCGGGGCCCTCGCCCTCGTGCGGCGCCCGGGAAACCCGCGGACCCCCCGGGGACACCCCTAGCCGGTCCAGAACTCCCACCACCGGGTGAGGACCAGCATCCCGATCACTCCGAGGTGCAGGGCCGGCGGCGCCCACCCGAAGTCCGCGAAGAAGGCCCGGACCGGGGCAGGGGCGGGCAGGATGCCGGTCCGGACGGTGTGCGCGGTCACCGCCCAGAACATCAGCAGCGTCGCCACCCAGGCCAGACAGCACCACAGGCAGAGCGCGTTGATCTCGTACAGCGACTGGACCATCAGCCAGGCGCAGAAGCCCGTTCCGAAGACCGTGCCGGCGTTCAATCCCAGCCAGAACCAGCCCCGGTAGCGGGCACCCGCCAGCAGGCCCGCGCCGATGCACACCACCATCGCGTAGGCGACCAGTCCGAGCATCGGATTGGGGAAGCCGAACGCGGCGGCCTGCTCGCTCTTCATCACGCTGCCGCAGGAGATGACCGGGTTCAGACTGCACGCCGGTTTGAAGGACGGATCCTCCAGGAGATGGAACTTGTCCAGGGTGATGACCCAGGAAGCCAGTACTCCGGCGGCTCCGGTGAGCACCAGGAGCCAGGCCAACGCCCGTGACGGGGCGGGGGGTTCGCCGTCCGGGCGACTGCGGGCCGGCCCCTGTTGGCGGGGGACGCCCACGGTGTTCGCTGCATTGGTTGCCATGTGGCCATACTCCACCGATCCACCCCAGACAGTGGTGAACCATGCTTTTCCCTATGCAAGTTGACCTGAAGGGGTGGCGGGAACCCCTGGTGCTTCCCGGACGTTTTACCGAACCCCGGACGTGATGTCAGAACGAGGGGCTACGTTGAGCTCCCGCGAAGTCACAAGCTGCGACGGCCTGGAGACCCACCTTGAGCGATCCGTACGAGACAACCGAGGCCCACCTCGAACGACTCCTGGGCCGCGCCCTCAACTCCTTCGACCTGCCGGACCGGCTGGTCGAGCGCCTCGGTACGGCGCTCGCGCACAGCTCCTCGCTCTACAGCACGCACCACAGCCCGGCCTCGGGCCTGTGGCGGGAGACCCACCGGCACACCTACCTGCTGGCCGACGGCACCCCGGCCTCCCTGTGGGAACTGGCCTACCGGCTGGACGCGGACCGGGCCGTCCGGCATGAGGTCTTCGCCGGCCGGGCCGAGCTCTCGCTGGCCGTGAACCGGCTGTTCGGCGAGGCGGATCCGGCCACCCATGCGGAGTTCACGCTGCTGCCCGACGACCTCGAGGACCCCGACGGGGCGGTGGACGATGTGGCCGTGCTGAGCGCACTGTTCGCCGCCTCCGTCTCCACCCCGCTGCAGGGGCGTCGCGGCTATGCCGTGGACGAGTCCGCCGACCACGCCCGCCGGGTGCTGCGCCGGGCGGAGAACGCGGACCGCCCGGGCGCGGACACGGCCCGGGTGCTGCGGTCGGCGTACGCCCACCGGATCACCCAGGCGTTCGGCACCCGGCAGTGCCTGTCGGACGGCCGGGACGCCGGATTCAGCCTCTACGAGCACGCGTTCATGCTGCTGGACGGGACCGAGCTCAGCCTGTGGGAGGTCGAGCACACGGCCACCCCCGACGGCCGGCACATGTGCGAGGTGTACGAGAGCGAGCCGGCCGCCCGCGAGGCCATGGAACTCCGCGCCCGGGTCCGCTGAGCGCGGCCGGCCGGCCCGGTCAGCGGGCGCTGTGGTGCGCCGGTTCGGTCAGCGGCAGGTCCAGCGGGACGTCCCGGGTGACCGTGACGGCGGAGGGGCACAGGTCGGCCGGGGTGGGCATGGCGCTGCCCGGCAGGCCGGCCGCCGCCGCACCGTGCGCCAGGGCCGAGGCCAGGGCGGCCGGGCCGGTACCTCCTGCGATCAGGAAGCCGGCCAGTGAGGCATCGCCCGCGCCCGCAGTGCTGCGGACCGTGGCGACCTCGGCCCTGCCGTAGTGGATGCCGGACTCCTCGACCAGCAGCTGGCCGTCCGCGCCCAGGCTGGCCAGCACCGTGCCCGCACCCAGCGCCCGGAGCTCCTCGGCGGCCTTGGCGACCTCGCCCAGGGTGGCCAGCGGGCGCCCGACCGCCTCGGCGAGCTCGGCGGCGTTCGGCTTGACCACCTCGGGCCGAGCGGACAGGGCGGCGAGCAGGGCCGGGCCGGAGGTGTCCAGGGCGATCCGGGTGCCCGCCTCGCGGGCGCGGGCAACCAGATCGGCGTACCACTCGGGCGGCAGTCCGCGCGGCAGGCTGCCGCAGCAGGCGATCCAGTCGGCCGCAGCGGAGTGCCGGCGGACGGTGTCGAGGAGCAGCAGGGACTCGTCGGCGGTGAGCTCGGGTCCGGGTGCGTTGATCTTCGTCAGGGTGCCGGCGTGCTCGGCCAGGGAGATGTTGGAGCGGGTCTGCCCGGCCACGGACACCACGGTCACGTCCACGCCTTCGGCGGTGAGGAGTTCGGCGATCAGCGCGCCGGGGGTGCCGCCCAGCGGGAGGACTGCGGTGGTGCGGAAGCCGGCGGCGGCGACGGCGCGCGAGACGTTGACCCCTTTGCCGCCCGGATCGATCCGGTCGCCGGTGGCGCGGAGCACCCGGCCGCGGTCCAGGGCGGGGATCTCGTAGGTCCGGTCCAGGGAGGGGTTGGGCGTGACGGTGAGGATCATACGAGCACGACTTCCGTACCGGCGGCTTCGATCGCCGCCTTGTGTTCCGGGGCGAGCCCGGTGTCCGTGATGAGCAGGTCGACCTCGGCGAAGCCGGCGAACCGGGCGAAGTGCTCCTCGCCCGCCTTCGCGGAGTCGGCGAGCAGCACCACCCGGCGGGCGGCGGCGACCACGGCACGTTTGACGGCCGCCTCGGCGAGGTCGGGGGTGGTCAGGCCGCCGTGGGCGGAGAAGCCGTTGGTGGCGACGAAGGCCACGTCCGCGTGGATCTCCGCGTAGGCGCGCAGGGCCCAGGCGTCCACGGCGGCGCGGGTGCGGTGCCGGACGCGGCCCCCGACCAGGTGCAGTTCGATGCCGGTGTGGCCGGCCAGCCGGGCGGCGACCGGGAGGGCGTGGGTGACCACGGTGAGGGCGGCGTCGACGGGCAGGTCGGCGGCGAGCCGGGCGACGGTGGTGCCGGCGTCGAGGATGGCACTGCCGCCGTCGGGGAGTTCGGCGAGGGCGGCCCGGGCGATACGGCTCTTCTCGTCGGCGGCGGTGGTCTCGCGTTCGGTGAGGTCGGGCTCGAAGTCGAGGCGGCCGGCCGGGATGGCACCGCCGTGGACACGGCGGACCAGGCCCGCCCGGTCCAGGGCCTTGAGGTCGCGGCGGACGGTTTCCGCGGTGACCTGGAACTGTTCGGCGAGGGACAGCACGTCGACCCGGCCCGCCTCGCGGGCGAGGCGAAGGATCTCCTGCTGGCGCTCCGGCGCGTACATGTGGATTCCCTTCCGCTTGATGCCCGGATATGTGGCTTTATGACGACCTTACCCACGGACGGCGGAGAAAACAAACAAAACGGGCATGTCCGCCAACGCAAGCGGACATGCCCGTTGAGGGAGTCGTCTGAGGGACTCGTCAGGGCAGGCCTCAGCCCACCGGAGTCTTCCCCAGGGCCGGACCGGCCGCCTCGGCCGCGGCACCCGCCTCGGCCTCGTGGCCCGCGCCCGGGGTGATCTGCCGGCGCGGCAGCGCGAACATCACCCCGAAGATGACGACCAGCACCGCGACCACCCACCACAGCGCGTTCCGGAAGGCCTCGACATACGGCGCACCGAAGAGCAGGTCGTTCTCGATCACGCCGAAGTAGACCACCGAGGTCAGGCCGAGCCCGAGCGCGTTGCCCATCTGCTGGGTGGTGTTGATCAGCCCGGACGCGGAGCCCGCGTGCTCGCGCGGCACCTCGGAGAGGATCACGTCCGTCAGCGGGGCCACGACCAGGCCCATGCCGAGGCCCAGCAGGATCAGCGGGGCGGCCATCTGCCAGGAGGTGATCTCCATGCCGTAGCGCTGGGACTCCCAGATGTAGAGGACCAGGGACGCGGCCATGATCAGGGCGCCCGCCTGGAGCACCTTGCGCCCGAACCGGGGCACCAGCTTCTGGACGGACATACCCGCGGAGACCGAGACGGCCAGCGAGAAGGGGATGCCGGTGAGGCCGGACCGCAGGGCGCTCCAGCCCAGGCCCATCTGCATCATCAGCGTCCAGACCAGGAAGAAGATGCCGGTCGCGATGCCGAAGGTGATCTGGACGGCGATGCCGGCGGCGAAACTCTTGACCTTGAAGAGGGAGAGCTCGACCAGCGGGGAGCCGTCCCGGGCGGTCTTGTGCTTCTCGTACGCGATGAACGCGGCGATCACCAGCGGCACGGCGCCCATGCAGAGGAAGCCCCACAGCGGCCAGTCGTTCTCGCGGCCCTGGGTGAGCGGGTAGATCAGCATCACCATGGCCAGGGTGGCGAGCACCACGCCGACCAGGTCCAGGCGCAGGGCCTGCGGGGCCTTGGACTCGGTGATGAACTTGCGGCCCAGGATCAGGCCGGCGATGCCGACCGGCAGGTTGATCAGGAAGATCGGGCGCCATTCCAGACCGAACAGGTTCCACTCGGTGAGCAGGGCGCCCAGCATCGGCCCGGAGACCGCACCGAGACCCACGATGGCCCCGAACATGCCGAAGACCTTGCCGCGCTCGTGCGGCGGGAACGTGACATGGATGATCGCCAGCACCTGGGGCACCATCAGGGCTGCCATCGAGCCCTGGAGCAGCCGGGAGGCGACGAGCACGCCGGGGTTCCCGGCGACGCCGCAGAGCAGGGAAGCAGCGGTGAACCCGGCGATGCCGATCAGGAAGAGGCGCTTGCGGCCGTAGATGTCACCGAGGCGGCCTCCGGTGATCAGTCCGGCGGCGAATGCAAGGGCGTACCCCGCGGTGATCCACTGGATGGCGCTGGTGGAGGCGCCGAGGTCGCTCCGCATGCTGGGGATGGCTATGTTGACGATCGTGACG
This window harbors:
- a CDS encoding MFS transporter, with amino-acid sequence MSTETSKTSPENDFGPAPEETPTDPADRRRWLALAIVMTAAFMDLVDVTIVNIAIPSMRSDLGASTSAIQWITAGYALAFAAGLITGGRLGDIYGRKRLFLIGIAGFTAASLLCGVAGNPGVLVASRLLQGSMAALMVPQVLAIIHVTFPPHERGKVFGMFGAIVGLGAVSGPMLGALLTEWNLFGLEWRPIFLINLPVGIAGLILGRKFITESKAPQALRLDLVGVVLATLAMVMLIYPLTQGRENDWPLWGFLCMGAVPLVIAAFIAYEKHKTARDGSPLVELSLFKVKSFAAGIAVQITFGIATGIFFLVWTLMMQMGLGWSALRSGLTGIPFSLAVSVSAGMSVQKLVPRFGRKVLQAGALIMAASLVLYIWESQRYGMEITSWQMAAPLILLGLGMGLVVAPLTDVILSEVPREHAGSASGLINTTQQMGNALGLGLTSVVYFGVIENDLLFGAPYVEAFRNALWWVVAVLVVIFGVMFALPRRQITPGAGHEAEAGAAAEAAGPALGKTPVG
- a CDS encoding chaplin, which translates into the protein MRQVLSRQVLSKGVLTAAAASGLLSIAGGAAFAHNGATAEAAHSPGVLAGNSVAVPVTFSPNVCGNTVDPAGALNPAFGNHCANGTGGEKDFDYSRHLSPEHAEAFEQYLDGREPAPRPEPEPAHRYRPPAPQPAPEPAHEPQPAPEPAPQPEPQQGHEPHQDGYGGPGKDGGKEEEECDDHPPAPTPPVHHAPPAPPQAEPEPAPAPAPPRGSHVVERPAVPVAPPADQPPAPPAGDLPVEVPPAPVPPPAPAPVPEAGPAVTPPPAPLPAPAPAPVAEVPMLAETGAGSPEALAALATALLLGGSILYRRSRIN
- a CDS encoding DeoR/GlpR family DNA-binding transcription regulator, whose translation is MYAPERQQEILRLAREAGRVDVLSLAEQFQVTAETVRRDLKALDRAGLVRRVHGGAIPAGRLDFEPDLTERETTAADEKSRIARAALAELPDGGSAILDAGTTVARLAADLPVDAALTVVTHALPVAARLAGHTGIELHLVGGRVRHRTRAAVDAWALRAYAEIHADVAFVATNGFSAHGGLTTPDLAEAAVKRAVVAAARRVVLLADSAKAGEEHFARFAGFAEVDLLITDTGLAPEHKAAIEAAGTEVVLV
- a CDS encoding rodlin, with the translated sequence MIKKMMATAAVAAGVVGMGSAQAMAIGNDNGINTVNGNGAAQIYGNQATYGKMSPQMALIQGSLNKPCIALPAKANLQSLVGAVPIGVQDIPVLSSPQNQQCTENSTQAKGDEALSHILDNIPILSGNVSAGS
- a CDS encoding chaplin, which gives rise to MNTAKKAAVALAGAGLAVAGAAGASVADSKAEGAAVGSPGVLSGNLVQVPVHVPINVCGNAVSIIGALNPAFGNVCIND
- a CDS encoding DUF6227 family protein, yielding MSDPYETTEAHLERLLGRALNSFDLPDRLVERLGTALAHSSSLYSTHHSPASGLWRETHRHTYLLADGTPASLWELAYRLDADRAVRHEVFAGRAELSLAVNRLFGEADPATHAEFTLLPDDLEDPDGAVDDVAVLSALFAASVSTPLQGRRGYAVDESADHARRVLRRAENADRPGADTARVLRSAYAHRITQAFGTRQCLSDGRDAGFSLYEHAFMLLDGTELSLWEVEHTATPDGRHMCEVYESEPAAREAMELRARVR
- a CDS encoding vitamin K epoxide reductase family protein — its product is MATNAANTVGVPRQQGPARSRPDGEPPAPSRALAWLLVLTGAAGVLASWVITLDKFHLLEDPSFKPACSLNPVISCGSVMKSEQAAAFGFPNPMLGLVAYAMVVCIGAGLLAGARYRGWFWLGLNAGTVFGTGFCAWLMVQSLYEINALCLWCCLAWVATLLMFWAVTAHTVRTGILPAPAPVRAFFADFGWAPPALHLGVIGMLVLTRWWEFWTG
- a CDS encoding chaplin, whose product is MKYKKAVVLTAGALMAVGAAAPAMADADASGKAAHSPGVASGNLVQVPVNIPVNLCGNTVNIIALLNPAFGNTCVNA
- a CDS encoding rodlin yields the protein MLKKIMATAATAAAVVGAGAAMATPAMAIGNDNGVNTVNGNGAQQIYGNQKTHGDMSPQLSAVQGTLNKPCIALPVKVNAQSLVGLTPIGVQDINVLSNPQNQQCTENSTQAKGDEPLSHILSNIPILSGNASVGS
- the pfkB gene encoding 1-phosphofructokinase, producing MILTVTPNPSLDRTYEIPALDRGRVLRATGDRIDPGGKGVNVSRAVAAAGFRTTAVLPLGGTPGALIAELLTAEGVDVTVVSVAGQTRSNISLAEHAGTLTKINAPGPELTADESLLLLDTVRRHSAAADWIACCGSLPRGLPPEWYADLVARAREAGTRIALDTSGPALLAALSARPEVVKPNAAELAEAVGRPLATLGEVAKAAEELRALGAGTVLASLGADGQLLVEESGIHYGRAEVATVRSTAGAGDASLAGFLIAGGTGPAALASALAHGAAAAGLPGSAMPTPADLCPSAVTVTRDVPLDLPLTEPAHHSAR